AGGTTTCAGTTTATGGCATGTGTGAACTGACATCACTTAATTAATCTAACAATGATCTTCGATTTCTTAGAATTTAAGTTTTGACTACATTAATTGCCTAGCTAGCTAGCAGCTTGACGACAAAGAGCTTCAGCTTCAGCTTACCTCACACAACATGCTCccctactatatatatatatatatatataccttccaAGCTTAATTGGGATTAAGGAATCACATAATCATAAACTCCCAccaaattagttaattaactaactaattaattttcaattttgttttcttttgcatCATATCTACCAACCGATTTCTTTTTTggataccatatatatatatagttcttaTAAATTAGTAACAACAAATGGaccaaaaaaatatgattaattaatacaatTTTTATACAGAAAATACTATTAgaatcattgttgttaaaattcaTATTCAATGTGTATGATTTTACGCTTTAGAGACTTTTGAATGATTCAAATTACATgcaaaattggaattggaataaAATCGCATAAAATCAAGATACAAAATCACATACCATATTATAAAATCTCgaaagtaaaatttttatttttattattattaaataatgacttatgagaatttatagtatataaactaatatttggtgttttgattatggatggatggacgatgataaatgatggtcttaatatttaaaaaaattatattatttaataatttaaaattaataaataaaataattttgaaataggtacatgtattttatttataataagaaataatcaaattattaaataatattattttttataaaattatgttattataaatatatatttataaaaaataaaagatatttttaattatttttaaaattttacaagttaattttataaattctttttcaatcccatttataaTTTCGATTTTATCTATAATGACATGTACTGCCCAGAACCACTTGAAAACATCCCTTGAGatgacttaaaataaaaaaaaaaaaaaaatgtcatcaaTGGAAATCTATGTGCTGGTTGAACAGAAATGATCAAACAGTGGCTACAAGAAACactctgtctgtctctctctggGTTAATTAAACAGAATATTCTTGTGGGGATATTCAATGGCATTGTTGAAAAAGTGAGGTGATGTTCACCCATCTTTGGCTATTGTGGGTGAATATTCTCTAAATGAGTGCTTCCAAAAGGGGTGGGTTGAGAGACATCAATGTTTATGATTAATTGAACAAGCttttaaataattcattcaaaaactaCCTTCTCATGCTGCACCtgcattaattaatataattagataCTGGATTTTTGCCAATAGCTAGCATTTTCTTTTGTAAGATTGTACTATATATTTGGGTAGACTCAATTCAAGTGATCATTAGATTACAAcatcaataataattaattaatttgattctaGGAAacgaataaaaatatattaattaaataatattcatttattgaaaAGATAATAATTTAAGGTCAATATTATTAACACacgaaaataaatttgtttgttgATCATATAAactttgaaagagaaaaacaacattatcttttattcatttttgttttattccgttttattttattaatatttttcatatcgaGAGAATTTTTTATCATTACGCTTAATTTTATCTTGTTTCTCGTTTCAAATCACACTGTAAAAGTAATTATGACTTTTAAGTGGTGTCTAAGTTATTCGTTAGCTTAGTGACTaaaagtctttttttttataattgcaaAGATGAAAATGGTTATGTGAAATCTTTTTATTGATGAATAacattgactttttttttagataagtaaaaaaattgattatcatATAAGATAGTGTCGGGGATGGCCCCAAAGCACTCGTCGCTAAAGATGTTGCCATTCCAATTGTCTCTAAAATTGTTTCCGGCGGCACACTAAAACGTCTTTGTTGCAGAACTTCACTGTCACTATAAAGGCtaagtgaatatatatatatatataacatcacTAATTCATATATAAGATGCATAATTTGATGTATCAAAGTTGAAGCTAAAGAATTTCACCACACGACCCCTTCGTAATTCTAATGTACTACTTAAATCTCTTTCTAAAATGATTCTTAgtttataattgaataaattataagCTTGACAGTATAATTAATGAGACAGATTAATATTCAACATTAATTAATAGTGTTACAATGCATAATTAAGACttcaaatatatgtatatatatatacacactattGGGGCGGCCGGCCGGCCAATCTTTATAAATGACGGGTTTTGCTACCTCCAAAGTAAGTGGATTAATTGGGGCTGCGAAATAAGAAGCTATATTTGAAAAGATGCACATTAATTTTATAGCATTAGTTGTAAGTAGAGTACAAATTTATGCATACAAAATATATGCGTACAAcagaataagaaagaaaataaccatatatatatatatataaatatttctttatattcattctcctctctttcttttcttttttttttttggatttttgcaACTAACAATtatatagcatatatatatatgtatgtataatacTGAAACTGAGACTAATAAAAAGATTACGATATTCCAGTATCCTTGAGAGCGCCAATTTCCAGGAGCTTGGGGACGAGGAGGCCGCTGAGGTGGAGGGCCACGAGGCTCTCGAGGCCACCGATGCTTGCCCCGCCGATGAACACAGCCGGAGTGCTGCTTCCACCGTCGGCAGAGGGGGGGAGAGCCGGGATCTCGGAGTCGTCCAATTGGATGACGGTGGGGTGGACCCCCACGGCGCAGAGTAGCCTCTTCATGACGTGGCACATGCAGCATGCCGGCCGGGTGAAGATGACCACCGGATTCTCCGATATCTGGCGCTGAATCCTCGACTCCGCCGTCTCCTCCACGTCCATCGTCAGCTCCCGCCGCACCATCGATGGGATcatttcagagagagagagagagacagagacagagagggGGGAATTGTGTCAACGAGGAAGTGCAAGTGGGGATCTTTGAACCTTTTTTTGTGGgttttataaataagaggaGGAGCTTAGACTGagtctgatttttttaattattttcggttttcttttttttttcttctatttattataGTTTGGGGTGACCTCTTACGTCATGAAGCAAAAAGCGtcctttctatttttcctcttttttttttttttaaaaaaaagaagcattTTAGGAATAATCAAGCCACAAAAACCAAAATCActttataaatattcaatacccACTTATATTCCAATCAATAATTTGTGGAATGAGCCCTTCAAATCTTTTTGATTGCAACTCATCCTacaaatttttgtataattactAGAATTCAAGGCTTAATTTAATAGTCCAGTgactataattttatatattaattattacaaattaaaacctttttaaaatataaaccaatcaatctttatttaatttagatgATGATATGTGTAGCTTTAATTACGTGCATTTGGAAATttattcaaaacatatttaacaTCCAAGTTTGGAAAAGGCACGGGTCAACGGGGCGGGCGAGGGATTGACTCCAGGTTAACGTAGGTCGTAAATACGGGATATTTGCCCCGGGGACCGGGGGGTGGAGCGATCACATGGAGCGACTGTGTACTTGATGAAACTGACGTCTTAGTAGAGTTCGACGTGGAAGAGTTCGGTTTGGGCCCCACAGGGTGACGTTAACAAATACCAACGATGAATGAATTATTAAAGGAAGGGAAAAAGCGAAACCGACGTATTAGATGACGTGTGCAAAATGATTGCGGTAAAATTCAAGTGCGGCCGTTGAATCCACTTTCCTGTGTGCGCGGTTTTCTCGTCCTTGCGCCACGTGGCTGCCGGCagtcattttttaattaacttaacTCAATTTGGCTGCCCCCATCCCATCTTTGGGCAAGAAGACCCAGACATGAAGGTCACCTTCAGATgcgtaataaatatattttaaattaaagattttGCTGCCGCTTTAAAGAGAGTAACAATTTATAAGCGGAGCCGTGCCTTCAGTCATTGACAGCTGCACTGACGagtttttgagttttaaattttaaatatttttccattctgtatatattttttcattaataaagacattattataaaaatttaattatacaaATAAGATTCCAAGAAGATGCTCAGTCTTTGAGTGCCCCCTAAAAAGTCTAAGCCTCACCCATTTACTGAGAAAAGAAAGGGAACgataaactattttattttatttggtgtaattattgttgtttgattttatttttctttaaattattttttaattccttctACTACCCTTAATGCttgaaaataactaaatatttgaATCCGAAACTACAATTTTTATATACTTGTCACCTTGTAATATAGTTTCACtcattaatatcatttaattttgaaatgaccacttaatttatatatctaataataataaaaaaaattaaaaaccttAAGATTTAGAACCCTATGACGCCAAATTTGTACCATGTGGTTGCCACTAGTTTTGTTTTTGAGAGGGCCCACCTTTCACTTATCATAGACATTTTTGCAAGACAATGACATAATCATAGGAGCTTGTTACTTGCACTCTCCTCGTCGTGACGTGCAGTGTTTGACACGGTGAATTCACCCACTAAATTTTTCTTTCTGGCATGGAAACTTTGGGCTTGTGTTCCTCAATTAATTagggtaatattaattattaattattattattattttcaaaataaataataatattttaataaaaagctTTTATTgaaagtaattttattaattaattaataataaagcTTTCGTTTactggtaaaattattttaaaattaaaacaatgtattttatttaaaaacaagatGTGTTTTTTGAAGATTAATTTTGTCcttaaaaaaagaatgaaataatgATTAGCGTAACGGAATTAATTTTCCGAGTGTGAATATGAATTCGTGGAGAGTGGGTCCCGTCCATTTGGCAGCCCTCGTGTTGGTGCAACGTGGACCCTCGGTGGTGGCTACACATGGTGTCTGTCACAGATGCGCAGGAGATTCCCTCACCAATCAGGTAATTTGGCTACGTTTGGGTTCATTTTATTACTGAAGTCAGACGTGTTGATTGTTTTTCGCCACGCCAAAATGCTAATCATAGATTAACGATACGAATTTAGACTTGTAatctcattaattttttatatttaaattaataatctcATAAAAGAAACTAACTGGACTAGACAATATAGCAACCCTCAAGGCAAACTCAAATTTGAGAACACGTATGTCAAAAACATAGTGAAATTTGGTTGACAAGAATTGTACATTTATTTTACGCAAGGGATGATGTCATGGGCATGAACGGACGCGGATGAGGCAGTCCTAGAAGGACCAAGGATGGGACGACGATATTGATCGTCGGTCGGACTGTAGTGGTGGAGGTgttggctggctggctggctggctgtgGACGTGGTGGTGGGTCACCTTGAACTCAGGAAAAGGCCCTATTTAAATATCCAACTCATGGTACACCTCACCCTATGCATGAGTAGGTCGGTTGTTGCACTCCTTTTGCTCCCCAACTTTAGTCTTTTACTCATTTGAACCTCCAACTTTAAAATATGCCCATTTTGTCCTGAATTTTTAAGTTTAGAAAATTGGACCTTATTTGGCACTATGATGCACGAGATTTACACCTAATCTAATGTGAACCTACTCATTGACTGGGCCAATGATAGAGCGCAACATGTGACATGCAAAATAATTATTGCACAACGAAGTCGGATCTTGACACTGTAAAAGAGAAAATGGAGCCAGCGACAGAAGTTGAAATCAACGACCCCAGTCTCATAGAATAGGAAAATAAAGACATGGATGAAGGCAAAGACCCCGATGGTACTCAATGTCATTAATTCATAACTCTATTTGCTAGGTGTCGTTATCAATTCGCAAACACAAACTAGTTAATTCAACCTTAAACAATGTTGGTCAATCAATGGCGAGAAATATGAGACCAATGTTGATCGACAGCAGAAATGTAAGAGATTGATCAATGGTGAAGAAGACAAGAGATTGGTCAACTGTAGGAAATGCGAGAACTCGATCAACAGAAAAAATGCTAGAGATTGACGGTGGCAACGAGGAAGGCAAAAGGTTGTTGGTTGCGTCGAAGAAGGCCAGgagcaataaaaaataaagaagaatatgACGAATGCTAATGAAATTT
The Diospyros lotus cultivar Yz01 chromosome 12, ASM1463336v1, whole genome shotgun sequence DNA segment above includes these coding regions:
- the LOC127787252 gene encoding glutaredoxin-C6-like, yielding MIPSMVRRELTMDVEETAESRIQRQISENPVVIFTRPACCMCHVMKRLLCAVGVHPTVIQLDDSEIPALPPSADGGSSTPAVFIGGASIGGLESLVALHLSGLLVPKLLEIGALKDTGIS